In Streptomyces sp. NBC_00414, a single window of DNA contains:
- a CDS encoding C40 family peptidase → MAAHRKPRQRSLGGGTARTAFTIALAGAASATGFDGTGVAAPDLTPAQVKAKVDKLYQEAEVATEKYNGAKERSTKATDRLGTLQDEAARKTARLNSERDALGSLATAQYRGGGIDPSLALMLSSDPDQYLDGAAFAERAGDRQASSVSRVRTQLRDIDQLRGAAHIELTSLKARQADLKRHKKTVTGKLGEARRLLSRLSDEERARIGADDPDTARASRSGTAPRGLGAGSSTTAPDSRAAAAVSYAYGKLGSPYVWGATGPDAFDCSGLMQAAYRSAGISLPRTTYAQINAGQRVSRSQLQPGDLVFFYSGISHVGMYVGNGQMVHAPNPSAPVRVAPIDEMPFAGATRVA, encoded by the coding sequence GTGGCAGCGCACCGCAAGCCCAGACAGCGCTCACTCGGCGGCGGTACGGCCCGCACCGCCTTCACCATCGCCCTCGCGGGCGCGGCGAGTGCGACCGGGTTCGACGGGACGGGGGTGGCCGCACCCGATCTGACGCCGGCCCAGGTGAAGGCGAAGGTCGACAAGCTCTACCAGGAGGCGGAGGTCGCCACCGAGAAGTACAACGGTGCGAAGGAGAGGTCCACGAAGGCCACCGACCGGCTCGGCACGCTGCAGGACGAGGCGGCGCGCAAGACGGCACGGCTCAACTCCGAGCGGGACGCGCTCGGTTCGCTGGCGACGGCGCAGTACCGGGGCGGGGGCATCGATCCCTCGCTGGCGCTGATGCTCTCCTCGGACCCCGATCAGTACCTGGACGGCGCCGCGTTCGCCGAGCGGGCCGGCGACCGGCAGGCCTCTTCGGTCTCCCGTGTACGCACACAGCTGCGCGACATCGATCAGTTGCGCGGCGCCGCGCACATCGAACTCACCTCGCTGAAGGCGCGGCAGGCGGATCTGAAGCGGCACAAGAAGACGGTCACCGGCAAGCTCGGCGAGGCGCGCCGGCTGCTGTCACGGCTGTCGGACGAGGAACGGGCCCGCATCGGCGCGGACGACCCGGACACCGCACGCGCCTCGCGCTCCGGTACGGCCCCCCGCGGCCTCGGTGCGGGCTCATCCACGACCGCCCCCGACTCCCGGGCGGCAGCGGCGGTCTCGTACGCCTACGGGAAGCTCGGCAGCCCGTACGTGTGGGGTGCCACAGGGCCCGACGCCTTCGACTGCTCGGGGCTGATGCAGGCCGCGTACCGCTCCGCGGGCATCTCGCTGCCCCGCACGACGTACGCGCAGATCAACGCGGGCCAACGCGTCTCCCGGTCCCAGCTCCAGCCCGGTGACCTGGTGTTCTTCTACTCGGGCATCAGCCACGTGGGGATGTACGTGGGCAACGGGCAGATGGTGCACGCCCCCAACCCGTCGGCGCCGGTACGGGTGGCCCCGATCGACGAGATGCCGTTCGCCGGGGCCACGCGGGTGGCGTGA
- a CDS encoding cobalamin B12-binding domain-containing protein, protein MGVAAGPIRVVVAEPGPDGPGRGAQAVARALRDAGMEVIYAGLHRSPEHVVATAIQEDADAIGLTVPSGAHSTLFTAVVSLLRERDAEDIKVFGGGVIPPADVAALKADGVAEIFPPGAAVTDVVEWVRANVRQPA, encoded by the coding sequence ATGGGTGTGGCAGCCGGTCCGATCCGCGTGGTGGTGGCCGAACCGGGGCCCGACGGACCCGGTCGCGGGGCTCAGGCCGTGGCGCGGGCGCTGCGGGACGCGGGTATGGAGGTCATCTACGCGGGCCTTCACCGGAGCCCCGAGCACGTCGTGGCCACGGCGATCCAGGAGGACGCCGACGCGATCGGTCTGACCGTCCCGTCCGGCGCGCACAGCACGCTGTTCACCGCGGTCGTCTCGCTCCTGCGGGAGCGCGACGCCGAGGACATCAAGGTGTTCGGCGGCGGGGTGATCCCCCCGGCCGACGTCGCGGCGCTCAAGGCGGACGGGGTTGCCGAGATCTTCCCGCCCGGGGCCGCGGTGACGGATGTCGTGGAGTGGGTACGGGCCAACGTCCGACAGCCCGCGTAG
- a CDS encoding M23 family metallopeptidase: MNDRHPSGTVTPPAPAPEAASAHYASHGQQGVQYGDFTMYDGYPATGFDPAATGSYGTTGGYDTTGAYAAATFDTDPLFGDLPGNGSGTDGSGGGTGSYGTTTGASPSGNWNDSTGGQQTLNYDPYAAQHHAAYETGSYDTSGVWPEAGYQQLGEIPTQAAGPDGTGQWDANAWQQAGQAEPTQQWTAPTFETGTYDATAWNSDGGEQPQPHTQLHPQAQHESYDQHDPYDQHESYDRQDAYDRREAFHQQATATFEQVPFEERVTAQSEFKHSGRTDDVDALADADPDSHARTHDHPDDEPDLLDGVEEITPAAAPGSRAASRAAGRSASRSRRRPPPKRSALLTIAVPSACVMGVAGIAAASVTGGDGGDDVQTTAAAPDASAVKPSAANNKLDAQLESLSADADDFADRASRTQERIDLKAEQAAEKQKAAADAARKERLRPKFALPVARHGLSAYYGQAGVNWMSVHTGIDFPVSYGTTVMAATDGTVRTQWNSAYGNMIVLTAKDGTETWYCHLSTYKVASGTVVKAGDPIAYSGNSGNSTGPHLHFEVRPGGGSAIDPLPWLRSHGIDPT, from the coding sequence GTGAACGACCGTCACCCGTCGGGGACCGTAACTCCCCCGGCTCCGGCTCCCGAAGCCGCCTCGGCGCATTACGCGTCCCATGGCCAGCAGGGAGTCCAGTACGGCGACTTCACCATGTACGACGGATATCCCGCCACCGGTTTCGACCCTGCCGCCACCGGCTCGTACGGCACGACGGGCGGCTACGACACGACAGGCGCCTACGCGGCGGCCACGTTCGACACCGACCCCCTCTTCGGCGATCTGCCCGGCAACGGAAGCGGAACCGACGGAAGCGGCGGCGGAACGGGTTCGTACGGCACCACGACCGGGGCATCACCCAGCGGTAACTGGAACGATTCCACCGGCGGGCAGCAGACGCTGAACTACGACCCGTACGCGGCCCAGCACCACGCCGCCTACGAGACCGGCAGCTACGACACGAGCGGTGTCTGGCCGGAAGCCGGTTATCAGCAGCTCGGCGAGATCCCGACGCAGGCCGCGGGCCCCGACGGCACCGGGCAGTGGGACGCGAACGCCTGGCAGCAGGCCGGGCAGGCCGAACCCACCCAGCAGTGGACGGCGCCCACCTTCGAGACGGGCACGTACGACGCCACGGCGTGGAACTCGGACGGCGGCGAGCAGCCCCAGCCCCACACCCAGCTTCACCCGCAGGCGCAACACGAGTCGTACGACCAGCACGATCCCTACGACCAACACGAGTCGTACGACCGGCAGGACGCGTACGACCGGCGTGAAGCGTTCCACCAGCAGGCCACCGCCACGTTCGAGCAGGTTCCTTTCGAGGAACGGGTCACCGCGCAGAGCGAGTTCAAACACTCCGGCCGTACGGATGATGTCGATGCCCTCGCCGACGCGGATCCCGACTCTCACGCTCGCACCCACGATCACCCCGACGACGAGCCCGACCTGCTCGACGGCGTGGAGGAGATCACTCCCGCCGCCGCGCCGGGGTCCCGTGCCGCGTCCCGCGCGGCGGGCCGTTCCGCTTCCCGGTCGCGCCGCCGCCCGCCGCCCAAGCGTTCCGCGCTGCTGACGATCGCCGTGCCGTCGGCGTGTGTGATGGGTGTCGCCGGCATCGCCGCCGCGTCCGTGACCGGTGGCGACGGCGGAGACGATGTCCAGACGACGGCCGCCGCACCCGATGCGAGCGCCGTGAAGCCGTCGGCCGCGAACAACAAGCTGGACGCCCAGCTCGAAAGCCTCTCCGCGGACGCGGACGACTTCGCGGACCGGGCGAGCCGCACGCAGGAACGTATCGACTTGAAGGCCGAGCAGGCCGCCGAGAAGCAGAAGGCGGCGGCCGACGCGGCCCGCAAGGAGCGACTGCGGCCGAAGTTCGCGCTGCCGGTCGCGCGGCACGGGCTCAGCGCCTACTACGGCCAGGCCGGCGTCAACTGGATGTCCGTGCACACCGGTATCGACTTCCCCGTCTCGTACGGCACGACGGTGATGGCCGCGACGGACGGCACCGTCCGCACGCAGTGGAACAGTGCCTACGGGAACATGATCGTCCTGACGGCCAAGGACGGCACGGAGACCTGGTACTGCCACCTCTCCACGTACAAGGTCGCCTCGGGGACGGTCGTGAAGGCCGGCGACCCGATCGCGTACTCCGGCAACTCCGGCAACTCCACCGGCCCGCACCTCCACTTCGAGGTCCGCCCCGGCGGCGGTTCGGCGATCGACCCGCTCCCGTGGCTGCGCAGCCACGGAATCGACCCCACCTAG
- a CDS encoding PspC domain-containing protein: MPDAAALTVEDPRPPRKLYRSSDGRWLGGVARGLAGHLGLPVIWLRLIFAGLFMSDGLGALLYAAFWFFVPLGVGGVDAERPPALATETAPDGRRRLVARKPDKGQIVALLAMVVVALIFVGNVDLSGGAKAYLWPTVLVGAGVALVWRQADNARRARWMEVGRRKRTITLLRSAAGVLLVAAGVSGIFVLQGSAAHLGSVLQAALAVLVGIALLAGPYLVRMTQDLSEERLMRIRAQERAEVAAHVHDSVLHTLTLIQRNAENASEVRRLARAQERDLRNWLYKPEGTGKDEAEEPDTLAEAVKRSAAEVEDKHGVPIEVVVVGDCPLDDRTGAQMQAAREAMVNAAKYGGEGGAVQVFAEVEGRTVFVSVRDRGPGFDLDSIPADRMGVRESIIGRMERNGGTARLRAVPDGGTEVELEMERAET; the protein is encoded by the coding sequence ATGCCGGACGCCGCAGCCCTGACCGTCGAGGACCCGCGGCCTCCGCGCAAGCTCTACCGCAGCAGCGACGGACGCTGGCTCGGGGGCGTGGCGCGGGGGCTCGCCGGGCATCTCGGCCTGCCCGTGATCTGGCTGCGGCTGATCTTCGCGGGCCTGTTCATGTCGGACGGCCTGGGCGCCCTGCTGTACGCGGCGTTCTGGTTCTTCGTCCCTCTCGGAGTCGGCGGCGTGGACGCCGAGAGGCCCCCCGCCCTCGCCACCGAGACCGCCCCCGACGGCCGCCGCAGGCTCGTGGCCCGCAAGCCCGACAAGGGCCAGATCGTCGCGCTGCTCGCGATGGTCGTGGTGGCCCTGATCTTCGTGGGGAACGTGGATCTGAGCGGCGGCGCCAAGGCCTACCTCTGGCCCACCGTCCTCGTCGGCGCGGGCGTGGCCCTGGTCTGGCGCCAGGCGGACAACGCGCGACGGGCCCGCTGGATGGAGGTCGGCCGCCGCAAGCGCACGATCACCCTGCTCCGCTCCGCGGCCGGTGTCCTGCTCGTCGCCGCGGGAGTCTCCGGGATATTCGTCCTGCAGGGCTCCGCCGCCCACCTCGGTTCGGTCCTGCAGGCCGCGCTCGCCGTCCTCGTCGGGATAGCGCTGCTGGCCGGTCCGTATCTCGTGCGCATGACGCAGGACCTCTCCGAGGAGCGCCTGATGCGCATCCGCGCCCAGGAGCGGGCCGAGGTCGCCGCGCACGTCCACGACTCGGTGCTGCACACCCTCACGCTGATACAGCGCAACGCGGAGAACGCGAGCGAGGTCCGACGCCTCGCCCGCGCCCAGGAGCGTGACCTGCGCAACTGGCTCTACAAACCGGAGGGCACCGGCAAGGACGAGGCGGAGGAGCCCGACACCCTCGCCGAGGCCGTCAAGCGCAGCGCGGCGGAGGTCGAGGACAAGCACGGGGTTCCCATCGAGGTCGTGGTCGTCGGCGACTGCCCTCTCGACGACAGGACCGGGGCCCAGATGCAGGCCGCGAGGGAAGCCATGGTGAACGCGGCCAAGTACGGTGGCGAGGGCGGCGCGGTACAGGTCTTCGCCGAGGTCGAGGGAAGGACCGTCTTCGTGTCGGTCCGGGACCGCGGTCCCGGATTCGATCTGGACTCGATACCCGCCGACCGCATGGGCGTCAGAGAATCGATCATCGGCCGCATGGAGCGCAACGGCGGTACCGCCAGGCTGCGCGCGGTGCCGGACGGCGGCACAGAGGTCGAGCTGGAGATGGAGAGGGCGGAGACATGA
- a CDS encoding C40 family peptidase: MAPHRKSRPPTMGVRTPALATAALTSVALLSQTADASPAAEPRPSTEEVQKKVDDLYQQAGTATEKYNAAKEKTAKQRKRVVTLLDDVAQRAEKLNSAREALGTFATAQYRTGASAPDSASLLLADNPQDYFDQTQLMNRLTARQKQAVDDYVAQRAGASEKRQEASEGLEALTTTQSTLKTSKADVQRKLAEARELLSKLTAEEKARLAETERKKQAEARRKADELARQQAADAERRRKETAAQGTGTATGTGTGTGTGSTPGSDSTSGTKAAKALAFARAQIGKPYVWGASGPGSYDCSGLTQAAWKAAGVTLPRTTWDQVETGTTVSVDSAQPGDLVFFYDDISHVGIYVGDGMMIHAPKPGAYVREESIYYMPIHSVVRPG, translated from the coding sequence GTGGCGCCACACCGCAAGTCGCGGCCCCCCACCATGGGCGTACGGACGCCGGCCCTCGCCACCGCGGCTCTGACCTCGGTGGCCCTGCTCTCCCAGACGGCGGACGCCTCGCCTGCCGCGGAGCCCAGGCCGAGCACGGAGGAAGTCCAGAAGAAGGTCGACGACCTCTACCAGCAGGCGGGTACGGCCACCGAGAAGTACAACGCGGCCAAGGAGAAGACCGCCAAGCAGCGCAAGCGCGTCGTCACGCTCCTCGACGACGTGGCGCAGCGCGCGGAGAAGCTCAACAGCGCGCGCGAGGCACTCGGGACGTTCGCCACCGCGCAGTACCGCACGGGAGCCTCGGCCCCCGACTCGGCCTCCCTCCTCCTCGCGGACAACCCGCAGGACTACTTCGACCAGACCCAGCTGATGAACCGGCTGACCGCCCGCCAGAAGCAGGCCGTCGACGACTACGTCGCACAGCGGGCCGGCGCGTCGGAGAAGCGGCAGGAGGCGTCCGAGGGCCTGGAGGCGCTCACCACGACGCAGAGCACGCTGAAGACATCCAAGGCGGACGTCCAGCGGAAGCTCGCCGAGGCGCGCGAACTCCTTTCGAAGCTGACCGCCGAGGAGAAGGCCCGCCTCGCCGAGACCGAGCGGAAGAAGCAGGCCGAGGCCCGGCGCAAGGCGGACGAGCTGGCGCGGCAGCAGGCGGCCGACGCGGAGCGCCGCCGCAAGGAGACGGCGGCGCAGGGCACGGGAACCGCCACGGGTACGGGGACGGGTACGGGGACGGGAAGCACGCCGGGCTCCGACTCCACCTCCGGCACCAAGGCGGCCAAAGCGCTCGCCTTCGCCCGCGCCCAGATCGGCAAGCCGTACGTCTGGGGCGCGAGCGGCCCCGGTTCGTACGACTGCTCCGGTCTGACCCAGGCCGCCTGGAAGGCCGCCGGGGTGACCCTTCCGCGCACCACGTGGGACCAGGTCGAGACCGGCACGACGGTCTCCGTGGACAGTGCCCAGCCCGGCGACCTCGTCTTCTTCTACGACGACATCAGCCACGTCGGCATCTACGTCGGCGACGGCATGATGATCCACGCCCCGAAGCCGGGCGCGTACGTCCGCGAGGAGTCGATCTACTACATGCCGATCCACAGCGTGGTGCGGCCGGGCTAG
- a CDS encoding lipase family alpha/beta hydrolase, with protein sequence MKVTRALLPLIPLCQRLLPTRLAGLSLTLLKATALEIAILAGHLVLYPSGIAPERRRSPIPTQSLADLPDPDLCTDSTADAARLPAPDKPPVVLLHGFIDNRSVFVLLRRSLAQHGRQQIESLNYSPLTCDIRTAAELLGRHIEEICERTGRQEVDIVGHSLGGLIARYYVQRLGGDVRVRTLVTLGTPHSGTRVVPLMNAHPIIRQMRPGSGVLEELRKPAPHCRTRFVSFWSDLDQLMDPLETACVEHPDLLVQNVRVSGIGHLALPVHPAVAAGIRQALDAEEETARAAAHTGGLTVA encoded by the coding sequence ATGAAGGTCACCAGGGCACTGCTGCCCCTTATTCCACTCTGCCAGCGCCTGCTCCCCACCAGGCTGGCCGGGCTCTCACTGACCTTGCTGAAGGCGACGGCCCTGGAGATCGCGATCCTCGCCGGCCATCTCGTCCTCTACCCCTCCGGCATCGCCCCGGAGCGCCGCCGGTCCCCGATCCCCACGCAATCCCTGGCCGACCTGCCCGACCCGGACCTCTGTACGGACAGCACCGCCGACGCCGCCCGGCTGCCCGCCCCGGACAAGCCCCCTGTCGTCCTGCTGCACGGCTTCATAGACAACCGCTCGGTCTTCGTGCTCCTGCGCCGTTCCCTGGCCCAGCACGGCCGGCAGCAGATCGAGTCGCTCAACTACTCGCCGCTGACCTGCGACATACGGACCGCGGCCGAGCTGCTCGGCCGGCACATCGAGGAGATCTGCGAGCGCACCGGCCGTCAGGAGGTGGACATCGTCGGGCACAGTCTCGGTGGACTGATCGCGCGCTATTACGTGCAGCGCCTCGGCGGTGACGTCCGCGTCCGGACTCTGGTCACTCTGGGCACACCGCACTCGGGCACCCGCGTCGTGCCGCTGATGAACGCGCACCCGATCATCCGGCAGATGCGCCCGGGCTCCGGCGTACTTGAGGAGCTGCGCAAGCCCGCCCCGCACTGCCGTACGCGGTTCGTGAGTTTCTGGAGCGACCTCGACCAGCTGATGGACCCGCTGGAGACGGCGTGCGTCGAGCACCCGGATCTGCTCGTGCAGAACGTACGGGTGAGCGGAATCGGACATCTCGCCCTGCCGGTGCACCCGGCGGTCGCGGCCGGCATACGCCAGGCCCTGGACGCCGAGGAGGAAACCGCCCGCGCCGCCGCTCACACCGGCGGACTGACAGTGGCGTGA
- the pcrA gene encoding DNA helicase PcrA, whose translation MSSLFDDSFLADLQPPPAHEDEPPPPPDDEEPDHAPDDLFGGRFDVPPSRDGFYRDGAPRPLVDPAALLDGLNENQRAAVVHHGSPLLIVAGAGSGKTRVLTHRIAHLLGERKVHPGEILAITFTNKAAGEMKERVEQLVGPRANAMWVMTFHSACVRILRRESKKLGFTSSFSIYDAADSKRLMALVCRDLDLDPKRFPPKSFSAKISNLKNELIDEEDFAAQASDGFEKTAAQAYAMYQSRLREANALDFDDLIMTTVNLLRAFPDVAEHYRRRFRHVLVDEYQDTNHAQYSLVRELVGSATDPVAHPEDVPPSEGDLPPAELCVVGDADQSIYAFRGATIRNILQFEEDYPNATTILLEQNYRSTQTILTAANAVIERNESRRPKNLWTNAGAGARITGYVADTEHDEAQFVAEEIDRLTDAGDAKAGDVAVFYRTNAQSRVFEEIFIRVGLPYKVVGGVRFYERKEVRDVLAYLRVLANPEDSVPLRRILNVPKRGIGDRAEAMIDALSQREKISFPQALRRVDEAYGMAARSTNAVKRFNTLMEDLRTIVESGAGPATVVEAILERTGYLAELQASTDPQDETRIENLQELASVALEFEQEAAGGAGVVAGADAGANEGEAEGEGEAEGGTPTGLAAFLERVALVADSDQIPDEDEDGSGVITLMTLHTAKGLEFPVVFLTGMEDGVFPHMRALGQTKELEEERRLAYVGITRARERLYLTRASMRSAWGQPSYNPPSRFLEEIPDAHLDWKRTGSMGAVASGPVGGVAASLSSSRSRSAASGASGFATRRGSAEKPVVSLAVGDRVTHDQFGLGTVVGVKGTGANSEATVDFGGEKPKRLLLRYAPVEKL comes from the coding sequence ATGAGCAGCCTCTTTGATGACAGCTTCCTGGCGGACCTCCAGCCCCCTCCGGCCCATGAGGACGAGCCCCCGCCGCCGCCCGACGACGAGGAGCCGGACCACGCTCCGGACGACCTGTTCGGCGGGCGCTTCGACGTGCCTCCGAGCAGGGACGGGTTCTACCGCGACGGCGCCCCCCGGCCGCTCGTGGACCCGGCCGCGCTCCTGGACGGGCTGAACGAGAACCAGCGCGCGGCGGTGGTCCACCACGGCTCACCCCTGCTCATCGTGGCCGGCGCCGGCTCCGGCAAGACCCGGGTGCTCACCCACCGCATCGCGCACCTGCTGGGCGAGCGCAAGGTGCACCCCGGCGAGATCCTCGCGATCACCTTCACGAACAAGGCCGCGGGCGAGATGAAGGAGCGCGTCGAGCAGCTCGTGGGCCCGCGGGCGAACGCGATGTGGGTGATGACCTTCCACAGCGCCTGCGTGCGGATCCTGCGCCGAGAGAGCAAGAAGCTCGGCTTCACGTCGTCCTTCTCGATCTACGACGCCGCCGACAGCAAGCGCCTCATGGCCCTGGTCTGCCGTGACCTGGACCTCGACCCCAAGCGCTTCCCGCCGAAGTCCTTCAGCGCCAAGATCTCGAACCTGAAGAACGAGCTGATCGACGAGGAGGACTTCGCCGCCCAGGCCTCCGACGGCTTCGAGAAGACCGCCGCCCAGGCCTACGCGATGTACCAGTCGCGGCTGCGCGAGGCGAACGCGCTCGACTTCGACGACCTGATCATGACGACGGTCAACCTCCTGCGTGCCTTCCCGGACGTCGCCGAGCACTACCGCCGCCGCTTCCGCCACGTCCTTGTGGACGAGTACCAGGACACGAACCACGCGCAGTACTCCCTCGTCAGGGAGCTCGTCGGCAGCGCCACGGACCCCGTGGCGCACCCCGAGGACGTGCCGCCGTCGGAGGGCGACCTCCCGCCGGCCGAGCTGTGCGTCGTCGGTGACGCCGACCAGTCGATCTACGCCTTCCGCGGCGCGACCATCCGCAACATCCTCCAGTTCGAGGAGGACTACCCGAACGCGACGACGATCCTGCTGGAGCAGAACTACCGCTCCACGCAGACGATCCTGACCGCCGCCAACGCGGTCATCGAGCGCAACGAATCGCGCCGCCCGAAGAACCTGTGGACGAACGCGGGCGCGGGCGCGCGCATCACGGGCTATGTCGCCGACACCGAGCACGACGAGGCGCAGTTCGTCGCCGAGGAGATAGACCGTCTCACCGACGCGGGCGACGCGAAGGCCGGCGACGTCGCCGTCTTCTACCGCACGAACGCCCAGTCCCGTGTCTTCGAAGAGATCTTCATCCGGGTCGGCCTGCCCTACAAGGTCGTCGGCGGCGTCCGCTTCTACGAGCGCAAGGAGGTCCGGGACGTCCTCGCGTACCTGCGGGTGCTCGCGAACCCCGAGGACTCCGTACCGCTGCGCCGCATCCTGAACGTGCCCAAGCGCGGTATCGGCGACCGCGCCGAGGCGATGATCGACGCGCTCTCCCAGCGCGAGAAGATCAGCTTCCCGCAGGCGCTGCGCCGCGTCGACGAGGCGTACGGCATGGCGGCCCGCTCGACCAACGCCGTCAAGCGGTTCAACACGCTGATGGAGGACCTCCGTACGATCGTCGAGTCCGGCGCCGGACCGGCGACCGTCGTGGAGGCGATCCTCGAACGCACCGGCTATCTCGCCGAGTTGCAGGCCTCCACCGACCCGCAGGACGAGACCCGCATCGAGAACCTCCAGGAACTCGCCTCCGTGGCGCTGGAGTTCGAGCAGGAGGCGGCCGGTGGCGCGGGCGTCGTCGCGGGTGCGGATGCCGGTGCGAATGAGGGAGAGGCCGAGGGAGAAGGAGAGGCCGAGGGCGGTACGCCGACCGGGCTCGCCGCGTTCCTGGAGCGGGTGGCCCTGGTCGCCGACTCCGACCAGATCCCCGACGAGGACGAGGACGGCTCCGGAGTCATCACCCTCATGACCCTGCACACCGCCAAGGGCCTCGAATTCCCGGTCGTCTTCCTGACCGGTATGGAGGACGGCGTCTTCCCGCACATGCGCGCCCTCGGCCAGACCAAGGAGCTGGAGGAGGAGCGCCGGCTCGCGTACGTCGGCATCACCCGCGCGCGTGAACGGCTGTATCTGACGCGGGCGTCGATGCGCAGCGCGTGGGGGCAGCCCTCGTACAACCCGCCGTCCCGATTCCTTGAGGAGATCCCGGACGCGCATCTGGACTGGAAGCGCACGGGCTCCATGGGAGCGGTGGCCTCCGGCCCGGTCGGCGGTGTGGCGGCCTCCTTGTCCTCCTCCCGCTCCCGTTCGGCGGCCTCGGGCGCGTCCGGCTTCGCGACGCGGCGTGGTTCCGCGGAGAAGCCCGTGGTGTCGCTGGCTGTCGGAGACCGGGTCACCCACGACCAGTTCGGCCTCGGCACGGTGGTCGGAGTGAAGGGCACGGGGGCGAACTCGGAGGCGACGGTCGACTTCGGCGGAGAGAAGCCGAAGCGCCTGCTGCTGCGGTACGCGCCGGTGGAGAAGCTGTAG
- a CDS encoding response regulator transcription factor — translation MSDANEPTGAAGPAGSVGPNGGAAGAGAGAPDTNSAGDPAGSAPGRRVRVVLVDDHRMFRTGVQAEIGQTERTGVEVVGEAADVDQAVTVITATRPEVVLLDVHLPGGGGVEVLRRCSPLMADPEQPVRFLALSVSDAAEDVIGVIRGGARGYVTKTITGTDLVDSVFRVQDGDAVFSPRLAGFVLDAFASTDAPPVDEDLDRLTQREREVLRLIARGYAYKEIAKQLFISVKTVESHVSAVLRKLQLSNRHELTRWATARRLV, via the coding sequence ATGAGCGACGCGAACGAACCGACCGGAGCGGCCGGCCCGGCCGGATCGGTCGGGCCGAACGGCGGCGCGGCCGGTGCGGGCGCCGGTGCGCCGGACACGAACTCGGCCGGGGACCCGGCCGGTTCCGCGCCCGGGCGGCGGGTGCGCGTGGTGCTCGTCGACGACCACCGCATGTTCCGTACCGGAGTCCAGGCGGAGATCGGGCAGACCGAGCGGACCGGCGTCGAGGTGGTCGGCGAGGCCGCGGACGTCGACCAGGCGGTCACGGTCATCACGGCGACCCGCCCCGAGGTCGTCCTCCTCGACGTCCACCTCCCCGGCGGCGGCGGGGTCGAAGTCCTGCGCCGCTGCTCGCCGTTGATGGCCGACCCCGAGCAGCCGGTCCGGTTCCTCGCGCTGTCCGTGTCGGACGCGGCGGAGGACGTCATCGGTGTGATCCGCGGCGGTGCCCGAGGCTATGTGACGAAGACGATCACCGGCACGGATCTCGTCGACTCCGTCTTCCGTGTCCAGGACGGCGACGCCGTCTTCTCGCCCCGCCTGGCCGGCTTCGTCCTCGACGCCTTCGCCTCCACGGACGCCCCGCCCGTCGACGAGGACCTCGACCGCCTCACCCAGCGCGAGCGGGAGGTCCTGCGCCTCATCGCCCGCGGGTACGCGTACAAGGAGATCGCCAAGCAGCTCTTCATCTCCGTCAAGACGGTCGAGTCCCATGTCTCGGCGGTCCTGAGGAAGCTCCAGCTCTCCAACCGCCATGAGCTGACACGGTGGGCGACGGCGCGAAGGCTGGTCTAG